In Pedobacter sp. SL55, the following proteins share a genomic window:
- the mce gene encoding methylmalonyl-CoA epimerase, whose product MNKIEHIGIAVADLEKASTLYEQLLGTSCYKTERVESENVDTAFFKTGENKIELLASTADDSAIAKFIAKKGEGIHHIAFDVDDIYMEMERLKKEGFVLLNEEPKKGADNKLICFVHPKTTNGVLIELCQEIR is encoded by the coding sequence ATGAACAAGATAGAACATATTGGTATAGCGGTAGCTGATTTGGAAAAAGCATCCACTTTGTATGAGCAATTGTTAGGCACTAGTTGCTATAAAACCGAGCGAGTGGAAAGTGAAAACGTTGATACTGCATTTTTTAAAACTGGCGAAAATAAAATAGAATTATTAGCAAGCACAGCTGATGATAGCGCTATTGCCAAGTTTATTGCAAAAAAAGGGGAGGGCATACATCACATTGCTTTTGATGTGGATGATATTTATATGGAAATGGAAAGGTTGAAAAAGGAAGGTTTTGTATTGTTGAACGAAGAACCGAAAAAAGGGGCGGATAACAAGTTGATTTGTTTTGTACATCCAAAGACTACAAATGGTGTGTTGATTGAACTTTGCCAGGAAATTAGATGA
- a CDS encoding cation:proton antiporter has protein sequence MELYYSFSVLIVLASFFSYLNLRYLKLPSTIGIMIIAMLSSIILVVTGRFFPDTFSHFSNLLKDVDFTEVLMGAMLNFLLFAGAIHINLKDLKEQRGPIVIFSTVSVVISTFVVGGLVFYIAPLLGLQMPFLYCLLFGALISPTDPIAVMGVLKEAKVKKSLETKVAGESLFNDGVAVVVFAVILQLTQSSDIDISFGNISWLLIKEAAGGFIVGALLGLGASNAMRKIDDYKVSVLITLSVVMGGYLIARGMHISGPLTMVAAGIVIGNYGKRTAMSATTKDYLNKFWELIDEILNAILFLFIGFELLIIPNITNYWVMGAISIIIVLFARFISIYIPVKVIPFKNKFSKGTIKVLVWGGLRGGVSIALALSIDEGPHKSVILATTYFIVVFSIIVQGLSVGKVATRALSQEEE, from the coding sequence ATGGAGTTATACTATTCTTTTTCCGTTCTTATCGTTCTTGCCTCTTTCTTTTCGTACTTAAATTTACGCTATTTAAAGCTCCCTTCTACCATTGGCATCATGATTATTGCCATGCTTTCTTCGATTATTCTGGTAGTAACTGGCCGATTTTTCCCTGATACTTTTAGTCATTTTTCTAATTTATTGAAAGATGTAGATTTTACCGAAGTTTTAATGGGTGCGATGCTAAACTTCTTGCTTTTTGCTGGCGCAATCCACATCAATTTAAAAGATTTAAAAGAACAACGTGGCCCAATTGTGATATTTTCTACCGTAAGCGTAGTGATATCTACTTTTGTAGTTGGAGGCTTGGTATTTTATATAGCTCCATTGTTGGGTTTACAAATGCCATTTTTATACTGCCTATTGTTTGGGGCTTTAATTTCCCCTACAGACCCCATAGCCGTTATGGGTGTATTGAAAGAAGCTAAAGTAAAGAAATCGTTAGAAACCAAAGTAGCGGGCGAATCGCTTTTTAATGATGGTGTGGCGGTTGTAGTTTTCGCAGTTATTTTGCAGCTTACGCAAAGTAGCGATATAGATATTTCTTTCGGAAACATCTCTTGGTTATTAATTAAGGAAGCCGCTGGCGGTTTCATTGTTGGCGCTTTACTAGGCTTAGGAGCTTCTAATGCTATGCGTAAAATAGATGATTACAAAGTATCAGTATTAATTACCTTATCGGTAGTAATGGGTGGTTATTTAATAGCTAGAGGAATGCACATTTCTGGCCCGTTAACCATGGTTGCCGCAGGTATTGTAATCGGTAATTATGGCAAGAGAACCGCCATGTCGGCCACTACAAAAGATTATTTGAACAAGTTTTGGGAGCTGATTGATGAAATTCTAAATGCAATTTTGTTCTTATTTATAGGATTTGAATTATTGATTATCCCTAACATTACCAATTACTGGGTTATGGGCGCCATCAGTATTATAATTGTGCTTTTCGCCAGATTTATCTCGATTTACATTCCAGTTAAAGTAATTCCTTTTAAAAATAAATTTAGCAAGGGAACTATTAAGGTTTTAGTTTGGGGAGGATTACGAGGCGGTGTGTCTATTGCATTAGCATTGTCTATTGATGAAGGCCCGCATAAGTCGGTAATTTTAGCTACCACTTATTTCATTGTGGTTTTCTCTATCATTGTGCAGGGCTTGAGTGTTGGAAAAGTAGCTACTAGGGCACTTTCTCAAGAGGAAGAGTAG
- the cas2 gene encoding CRISPR-associated endonuclease Cas2 — MRLNSYRVLWILVFYDLPTETKKDRSIASKFRKDMLQDGFSMFQFSIYLRHCSSRENADVHIKRIKRILPPKGHVGMMTITDKQFGMMELFYGKKEKELPDTPQQLELF; from the coding sequence ATGCGTTTAAATAGCTATCGCGTTTTGTGGATCCTAGTTTTTTATGATTTACCGACAGAGACCAAAAAAGATCGGAGCATTGCTAGCAAATTTAGAAAGGATATGTTGCAAGACGGCTTTAGTATGTTTCAATTTTCGATTTATTTGCGCCATTGCAGCAGCAGGGAAAATGCTGATGTACATATTAAACGCATCAAGCGGATATTACCGCCAAAAGGCCATGTAGGCATGATGACCATTACCGATAAACAGTTTGGCATGATGGAACTTTTTTACGGAAAAAAAGAAAAAGAACTACCAGATACCCCCCAACAACTCGAATTATTTTAA
- the cas1 gene encoding type II CRISPR-associated endonuclease Cas1, translating to MIRKTLHFGNPAYLNVKNSQLVVNYPDKIIAEKQVPLEDIGIIVLEHQQITITQGCIAALLDNNAAIITCNASHLPIGLMLPLDGNHIQSERFKYQIEASQPLKKNLWQQTVQAKILNQAAVLYQRNVDCANMLRWADEVRSGDPDNYEGRAAAYYWQNVFPKNITFFRGRNGEPPNNLLNYGYAILRAIVARGLVSSGLLPTLGIFHRNKYNAYCLADDIMEPYRPYVDQLVLQIIDEGTAYEELTTTIKSKLLTIATVDVKFEKGVSPLMVGLQQTTASLTKCYEGVIRKLVYPQIMSFEKPNRYYQFNDNHFLSVADDKEIDLNIDAEDEELPF from the coding sequence ATGATCAGAAAAACGCTCCATTTTGGTAATCCAGCTTATTTGAATGTTAAAAATAGCCAGCTGGTGGTTAATTATCCCGATAAAATCATTGCAGAGAAGCAAGTACCCTTAGAAGACATAGGTATTATAGTATTAGAACATCAGCAAATTACCATTACGCAAGGTTGTATCGCTGCCCTACTAGACAATAATGCCGCTATTATTACTTGTAATGCCAGTCATTTACCTATCGGTTTAATGTTACCGCTAGATGGCAACCACATCCAAAGCGAGCGTTTTAAATATCAAATTGAGGCATCCCAACCGTTAAAGAAAAACTTGTGGCAACAAACGGTGCAAGCTAAAATATTAAATCAGGCGGCCGTATTGTACCAACGCAATGTAGATTGCGCCAATATGTTGCGTTGGGCTGATGAGGTACGCTCTGGCGACCCAGATAATTACGAAGGCCGAGCCGCAGCTTACTACTGGCAAAATGTATTTCCAAAGAACATCACCTTTTTTAGGGGTAGAAATGGAGAACCGCCAAACAATTTACTCAACTATGGTTATGCCATTTTACGTGCTATAGTTGCCCGTGGTTTGGTAAGTTCGGGCTTATTGCCAACGCTGGGCATCTTTCATCGTAACAAATACAACGCCTATTGCCTGGCAGATGATATCATGGAGCCCTATCGCCCTTATGTAGATCAATTGGTGCTACAAATTATAGATGAAGGTACGGCTTACGAAGAACTCACTACCACCATCAAATCAAAATTACTCACTATTGCTACTGTAGATGTCAAATTTGAGAAAGGCGTTAGCCCTTTAATGGTAGGCCTCCAGCAAACTACGGCATCGCTAACTAAATGTTACGAAGGTGTGATAAGGAAGTTGGTTTATCCGCAAATCATGAGTTTCGAAAAACCCAATCGCTACTATCAGTTTAATGATAACCACTTTTTAAGTGTGGCAGACGATAAAGAAATTGATTTAAATATCGACGCGGAAGATGAAGAACTACCATTTTGA
- the cas9 gene encoding type II CRISPR RNA-guided endonuclease Cas9 (Cas9, originally named Csn1, is the large, multifunctional signature protein of type II CRISPR/Cas systems. It is well known even to general audiences because its RNA-guided endonuclease activity has made it a popular tool for custom editing of eukaryotic genomes.) translates to MAKNILGLDLGTNSIGWALIKQDFENKHGEILGMGSRIIPMSQDILGDFGKGNSVSQTADRTKYRSVRRLRERFLLRRERLHRVLSVLNFLPEHYASQIDFEKRFGKFKVETEPKLAWKKIEGQFSFLFQNSFNEMLEGFKAAGQDLKIPYDWTIYYLRKKALYQKIEKEELAWILLNFNQKRGYYQLRGEEEEENPNKLVEFYSLKIIDVLADEPQKRKSDIWYSLILENGWVYRRASKIPLFDWKDKTRDFIVTTDLNDDGSIKKDKDGNEKRSFRAPSENDWTLVKKKTEQEIDQSYKTVGTYIYETLLQNPKQKIKGKLVRTIERKFYKDEIRQILEKQKEFHQELKNDDLYNDCVRALYRNNEAHQLTLSKKDFVHLLMDDLIFYQRPLRSQKSSISNCTLEFRKYKDENGAEHTQYLKAIPKSNPYYQEFRLWQWIYNLNIYRKDNEANVTKEFLNTTEDFENLFEFLNARKEVDQKALLKHFKLNEKTHRWNFVEDKKYPCNETKTMISSRLDKVENISDDFLTREIEQKIWHIIYSVNDKIEYEKALKSFANKNSLDENSFFEAFKKFPPFKSEYGSFSEKAIKKLLPLMRLGKYWNYENIDAYSKDRIQKIITGEFDENIKNKVREKAIHLTQENDFQGLQLWLAQYIVYGRHSEASMIGKWNSADDLEEFLKDFKQHSLRNPIVEQVITETLRVVKDIWLKYGNGAKDFFNEIHIELGREMKLPADDRKKLTNQITENENTNFRIKALLAEMMNDSSVENVRPFSPMQQEILKIYEDGVLNSDIEIEDDILKISKTAQPSLSDLKRYKLWLEQKYKSPYTGQIIPLNKLFTPEYEIEHIIPQSRYFDDSFSNKVICESAVNKLKDNYIGFEFIKKLGGTVVECGKGKSVTVLKEDEYEDFVKKNYANNRGKRNKLLMEDIPEKMIERQMNDTRYISKYISEVLSNIVRVDDGSDEGVNSKNIVPGNGKITNTLKQDWGLNDVWNDLILPRFERMNQLTNSADFTAWNENHQKFLPTVPIEYSKGFSKKRIDHRHHALDALIIACATKDHVNLLNNQSAKSDTKRYDLKKKLMKFEKVVYNDAKTGERIEREVPKQFLKPWINFTAEAKNSLEKIVVSFKQNLRVINKATNYYEKYIERDGVKTKERAEQKGTNWAIRKSLHEETVSGKIHLPWVETGKGEFITATRKSLDTSFNLDKIKKVTDTGIQKILKNYLEAKDNNPELAFSPEGIEDLNKNVEKYNEGKPHQPIIKVRVYEKGKGRFALGQTGNKIDKYVQGSPNLFFAIYKDEDRKKSFDSIRLDIVIERMKQMLSPVPEINNNGDRLCETLSPLDVVYIPTEEESENIDIIDFNTINKSKLERIYNVNDFSGYTIYFSQNSFAKNIFPKEMDLSWNVKKGKASGSFDSKTASFNGKSIKDNFVKLNIDRLGSITKA, encoded by the coding sequence ATGGCAAAAAATATACTTGGTTTGGATTTGGGAACTAACTCAATTGGTTGGGCATTAATTAAACAAGATTTTGAGAACAAACATGGTGAGATTTTAGGAATGGGAAGTAGGATTATTCCGATGTCGCAAGATATTCTGGGAGATTTCGGAAAGGGAAATTCTGTTTCGCAAACGGCAGATCGCACAAAATACAGAAGTGTAAGAAGATTACGTGAACGATTTTTATTAAGGAGAGAAAGATTACACAGAGTTTTAAGTGTATTGAATTTCCTTCCGGAACATTATGCCTCGCAAATAGATTTTGAAAAAAGGTTTGGAAAGTTTAAAGTGGAAACTGAACCAAAATTAGCTTGGAAAAAAATTGAAGGACAGTTTTCATTTCTTTTCCAAAACTCTTTCAATGAAATGCTTGAAGGTTTTAAAGCAGCTGGACAAGATTTAAAAATCCCTTACGATTGGACAATTTATTACCTCCGCAAAAAAGCCCTTTATCAAAAAATTGAAAAAGAAGAATTGGCGTGGATTCTTTTAAACTTTAATCAGAAACGAGGATACTATCAATTGCGTGGTGAGGAAGAAGAAGAAAATCCGAATAAGTTGGTTGAATTTTATTCCTTAAAAATTATAGATGTTTTGGCAGATGAACCTCAAAAAAGAAAATCGGATATTTGGTATTCATTGATTTTGGAAAATGGTTGGGTTTACAGACGAGCAAGTAAAATACCTCTATTTGATTGGAAAGACAAAACAAGAGATTTTATCGTGACAACTGATTTGAATGATGACGGAAGCATTAAAAAAGATAAAGACGGAAACGAAAAAAGAAGTTTCAGAGCACCGAGTGAAAACGATTGGACGTTGGTAAAAAAGAAAACTGAACAAGAAATCGACCAATCTTATAAAACCGTTGGAACTTATATCTATGAAACGCTTCTTCAAAATCCGAAACAAAAAATTAAAGGAAAATTGGTTCGTACCATTGAAAGAAAATTCTATAAAGACGAAATCAGACAGATTTTAGAAAAGCAAAAGGAATTTCATCAGGAACTTAAAAATGATGATTTGTACAACGATTGCGTTCGTGCGTTGTATCGAAACAACGAAGCGCATCAACTGACTTTGAGCAAAAAAGATTTTGTGCATCTTTTGATGGATGATCTTATTTTCTACCAAAGACCTTTGAGAAGCCAGAAATCCTCTATTTCAAACTGTACGTTGGAGTTTAGAAAATACAAAGATGAAAATGGAGCAGAACATACGCAATATTTAAAAGCCATTCCAAAATCCAATCCGTATTATCAGGAATTTCGTCTTTGGCAATGGATTTATAATCTGAATATTTATAGAAAAGACAATGAAGCAAATGTTACCAAAGAATTTTTAAACACAACAGAAGATTTTGAAAATCTGTTTGAATTTTTAAATGCCAGAAAAGAAGTTGACCAAAAAGCTTTACTAAAGCACTTTAAATTAAATGAAAAAACACATCGCTGGAATTTTGTAGAAGATAAAAAATATCCGTGCAACGAAACCAAAACGATGATTTCTTCTCGATTGGATAAAGTCGAAAATATTTCCGATGATTTCCTAACAAGGGAAATTGAGCAGAAAATTTGGCACATCATCTATTCGGTCAATGATAAAATAGAGTATGAAAAAGCCTTGAAATCTTTTGCCAATAAAAACAGTTTGGATGAAAATTCTTTCTTCGAAGCTTTTAAGAAATTCCCGCCTTTTAAAAGTGAATATGGCTCTTTTTCTGAAAAAGCAATCAAGAAGTTATTGCCTTTGATGCGACTGGGAAAATATTGGAATTATGAAAACATTGATGCGTATTCAAAAGACAGAATTCAGAAAATAATTACCGGAGAATTTGATGAAAACATTAAAAATAAAGTAAGAGAAAAAGCCATTCATCTTACCCAAGAAAATGATTTTCAAGGATTACAATTGTGGTTGGCACAATACATTGTTTATGGAAGACATTCCGAAGCTTCGATGATTGGGAAATGGAATTCTGCTGATGATTTAGAAGAGTTTTTAAAGGACTTTAAACAGCATTCGCTCCGAAATCCGATTGTTGAGCAAGTGATTACAGAAACGCTTCGGGTAGTCAAAGATATTTGGTTAAAATACGGAAACGGAGCAAAAGATTTTTTCAATGAAATACATATTGAGTTGGGAAGAGAAATGAAACTTCCTGCCGATGATCGAAAAAAACTAACCAACCAAATTACTGAAAACGAAAATACCAACTTTCGCATCAAAGCACTTTTGGCAGAAATGATGAATGACAGTTCAGTTGAAAATGTGCGTCCGTTTTCGCCGATGCAGCAAGAGATTTTAAAAATCTATGAAGATGGAGTTTTGAATTCTGATATTGAAATTGAAGACGATATTTTGAAAATCAGTAAAACCGCTCAACCATCTCTGTCAGATTTAAAACGATATAAACTTTGGCTGGAACAGAAATACAAATCGCCTTACACAGGACAAATTATTCCTTTGAATAAATTATTTACGCCAGAATACGAAATTGAACACATTATTCCGCAAAGCCGATATTTTGATGATAGTTTTAGCAATAAAGTGATTTGTGAATCGGCGGTCAATAAACTGAAAGATAATTACATCGGTTTTGAATTTATTAAAAAATTAGGCGGAACTGTTGTAGAATGTGGAAAAGGAAAATCGGTAACGGTTTTAAAAGAAGATGAATACGAAGATTTTGTAAAGAAGAATTACGCCAACAATCGAGGCAAAAGAAACAAACTTTTGATGGAAGACATTCCAGAAAAAATGATTGAAAGGCAAATGAACGACACTCGTTATATCAGTAAATATATTTCGGAAGTTTTATCTAATATTGTTCGTGTAGATGACGGTTCAGATGAAGGCGTTAATTCTAAAAATATTGTGCCAGGCAATGGAAAAATAACCAATACCTTAAAACAAGATTGGGGATTAAATGATGTTTGGAATGATTTGATTTTGCCACGTTTTGAAAGAATGAACCAACTCACCAATTCAGCAGATTTTACTGCTTGGAATGAAAATCATCAAAAGTTTTTGCCAACCGTTCCGATTGAATATTCCAAAGGGTTTTCAAAGAAAAGAATCGACCATCGTCATCACGCTTTAGATGCTTTGATTATCGCTTGTGCTACAAAAGACCACGTAAATCTATTAAATAATCAATCGGCAAAATCAGATACCAAACGCTACGATTTGAAAAAGAAATTGATGAAGTTTGAAAAAGTAGTTTACAATGATGCTAAGACAGGAGAAAGAATAGAAAGAGAAGTACCGAAACAATTTTTAAAACCTTGGATCAATTTCACTGCCGAAGCCAAAAATTCTTTAGAAAAAATTGTTGTGAGCTTTAAACAAAACCTTCGAGTAATTAATAAAGCGACTAATTATTACGAAAAGTATATTGAGAGAGACGGCGTAAAAACAAAAGAAAGAGCAGAACAGAAAGGAACAAACTGGGCGATAAGAAAATCATTACACGAAGAAACAGTTTCGGGAAAAATACATCTACCTTGGGTTGAAACAGGCAAAGGAGAATTTATTACTGCTACAAGAAAATCTTTGGATACAAGTTTTAATCTTGATAAAATTAAGAAAGTAACAGATACAGGAATTCAAAAAATTCTTAAAAACTATCTTGAAGCTAAAGACAATAATCCTGAATTAGCTTTCTCACCAGAAGGAATTGAAGATTTGAATAAAAATGTTGAAAAATACAATGAGGGAAAACCTCACCAACCCATTATCAAAGTCCGTGTTTACGAAAAAGGAAAAGGAAGATTTGCTCTAGGACAAACAGGAAATAAAATTGATAAATATGTTCAAGGTTCTCCAAACTTGTTTTTTGCAATATATAAAGATGAGGACAGGAAGAAAAGTTTTGATAGTATTCGTTTGGATATTGTAATTGAAAGAATGAAACAAATGTTAAGCCCTGTTCCAGAAATCAACAATAATGGAGATAGATTATGTGAAACGCTTTCCCCACTTGACGTGGTTTATATACCAACAGAAGAAGAATCAGAGAATATAGATATTATTGATTTTAACACTATTAATAAATCCAAATTAGAAAGGATTTATAATGTCAATGATTTTTCCGGATACACGATATATTTTAGTCAAAATTCCTTTGCAAAGAATATTTTTCCAAAAGAAATGGATTTGAGTTGGAATGTAAAAAAGGGAAAAGCATCTGGTTCATTTGATTCAAAAACAGCCTCATTTAATGGTAAATCAATAAAAGATAATTTTGTCAAATTAAACATTGACCGTTTGGGCAGCATCACAAAAGCATAA
- a CDS encoding type B 50S ribosomal protein L31, translating into MKKDLHPSSYRFVVFKDMSNDYAFLTKSCVETKETIKWEDGNEYPLYKLEISHTSHPFYTGKMKLVDTAGRIDKFKNRYAKK; encoded by the coding sequence ATGAAAAAAGATTTGCATCCATCAAGCTACAGATTTGTTGTATTTAAAGATATGTCTAACGACTATGCTTTCTTAACTAAATCTTGTGTAGAAACTAAAGAAACAATTAAATGGGAAGATGGTAACGAGTATCCTCTTTACAAATTGGAGATTTCTCATACTTCACACCCTTTTTATACTGGTAAAATGAAATTGGTAGATACCGCTGGTCGTATCGATAAATTTAAAAACCGTTACGCTAAAAAATAA
- a CDS encoding putative sugar nucleotidyl transferase, whose translation MVINLFDDKSWFSLRPLTFTRPVADLRIGILTIAEKWGKHLNADFGYQTQPYLSGKFKLANSNLFINGSVCPDEELLEAIEKLKNGQVLHAADIVIAYCGNLLTNCHEALSSLERVAYLSSFVKIDYPEQIFGFNDIELQKDFVLLTKGKTSARLSATNTILGDHIFVEEGVTAECSTFNTLQGPIYLGKNSSVWEGCHIRGSFALCNDSQVKMGAKIYGKTTIGPFSRVGGEINNAVIWGYSSKGHEGYLGNSVMGQWCNIGADSNNSNLKNNYGEVRLWDYEKENFRKTGLQFCGLIMADHAKCAINTMFNTGTVAGVSANIFGAGFPRNFIPDFAWGGAHGFDIYALDKMLETAALVYERRDLTLDETEKQIIAHIFELTKEYRHV comes from the coding sequence ATGGTAATCAATCTTTTTGATGATAAATCTTGGTTTTCGCTTAGGCCTTTAACTTTTACAAGACCTGTTGCAGATTTAAGAATAGGTATTTTAACCATTGCTGAAAAATGGGGAAAACATCTTAATGCCGATTTCGGGTATCAAACACAGCCTTATCTTAGTGGAAAATTCAAGTTAGCTAACTCAAATCTTTTTATAAACGGTTCTGTTTGTCCAGACGAGGAATTGCTAGAAGCCATTGAAAAGCTAAAAAATGGCCAAGTGCTGCATGCGGCAGATATTGTAATTGCCTATTGTGGTAATTTGTTAACTAACTGCCATGAAGCTTTAAGTAGTTTAGAACGTGTAGCCTATCTTTCAAGTTTTGTGAAAATAGATTATCCAGAACAAATTTTTGGCTTTAACGACATAGAACTACAAAAAGATTTTGTACTGCTAACTAAAGGTAAAACATCAGCTAGGTTAAGTGCTACAAATACCATTCTTGGCGATCATATCTTTGTAGAAGAAGGCGTAACGGCAGAATGTTCAACCTTCAACACTTTGCAAGGCCCTATTTACTTAGGTAAAAATAGCTCGGTTTGGGAAGGTTGTCATATCAGAGGTTCATTTGCACTATGTAATGATTCGCAAGTGAAGATGGGTGCGAAAATATACGGCAAAACTACCATTGGCCCTTTTAGTAGGGTAGGTGGGGAGATTAATAATGCAGTAATATGGGGCTACTCATCTAAAGGCCATGAAGGTTATTTAGGCAATTCGGTAATGGGGCAGTGGTGTAACATTGGTGCTGATAGCAACAACTCTAACCTTAAAAATAACTACGGCGAAGTGCGTTTATGGGATTATGAGAAAGAGAACTTTAGAAAAACTGGCTTGCAGTTCTGCGGATTGATCATGGCAGATCATGCCAAATGTGCCATCAATACCATGTTTAATACAGGAACGGTAGCCGGAGTAAGTGCCAATATTTTTGGCGCTGGTTTTCCACGAAATTTTATTCCAGATTTTGCTTGGGGCGGCGCACACGGGTTTGATATTTACGCCTTAGATAAGATGTTGGAAACTGCTGCGCTGGTTTACGAACGTAGAGATTTAACTTTAGACGAAACTGAAAAACAAATTATAGCTCACATTTTTGAATTAACAAAAGAATATAGACACGTTTAA
- the tpiA gene encoding triose-phosphate isomerase, with amino-acid sequence MRKQIVAGNWKMNNDYNEGVSLFSEIVNMVRDEKKGDQIAVICAPAIHLNSLAQLSSGIVKIGAQNCHQNESGAYTGETSAKMIKSTGAEYVIIGHSERRQYFAESNQLLAEKTVTALANNLTPIFCIGETLDERNNGSYFNVIETQLEEGVFGLSVEDFGKIVLAYEPVWAIGTGLTATPEQAQDIHAFIRSKVEAKYGVNVADDTTILYGGSCNAKNAPDLFSQKDIDGGLIGGASLKSRDFTDIVKALNS; translated from the coding sequence ATGAGAAAACAAATTGTTGCAGGAAACTGGAAAATGAATAATGATTACAATGAAGGTGTTTCATTGTTTTCTGAAATTGTAAACATGGTTAGAGACGAGAAAAAAGGCGATCAAATTGCTGTAATCTGCGCTCCTGCTATTCATTTAAACAGCTTAGCTCAGTTGTCGTCAGGTATAGTTAAAATTGGCGCACAAAATTGCCACCAAAATGAAAGTGGTGCTTATACTGGCGAAACTTCTGCAAAAATGATCAAATCTACAGGTGCAGAATACGTGATCATCGGTCACTCTGAGCGTAGACAATATTTTGCCGAAAGCAACCAATTATTGGCCGAGAAAACAGTTACTGCATTGGCAAATAACTTAACGCCAATTTTCTGCATTGGCGAAACTTTAGATGAAAGAAACAACGGAAGTTACTTCAACGTAATTGAAACTCAATTGGAAGAAGGCGTATTCGGTTTAAGCGTAGAAGATTTCGGTAAAATAGTGTTGGCTTACGAGCCGGTTTGGGCTATCGGTACAGGTTTAACGGCTACTCCAGAGCAAGCACAAGATATTCACGCCTTCATTCGCTCTAAAGTTGAAGCAAAATATGGTGTTAACGTAGCTGATGATACCACAATTTTATATGGTGGAAGCTGTAACGCTAAAAACGCACCTGATTTGTTTTCTCAAAAAGACATTGATGGTGGTTTAATTGGTGGTGCATCTTTGAAATCTCGTGATTTTACTGATATTGTTAAAGCATTAAATTCTTAA
- the prmA gene encoding 50S ribosomal protein L11 methyltransferase, which yields MDYLKVSFAFGEIEEYQKDLFIADLADIDFETFEDTTTGFDAFVQKSLFSEVKLQTVLAEHQSLNANYEIEEVVSENWNEEWESNFSPLIITNDCYVRATFHEAQPQYQYEIVIDPKMSFGTGHHQTTTMMMQYILETDFTGKSVLDMGAGTAILGILAAKRGAKDVVAIDYDEVCYESAIENAKLNDIDNLVSLHGSKEAIPQQDFDIILANINRNILLDQIETYVSVLKKGGLIFFSGFYETPDLDIIKLHCEQFGLTYQDHKKIDNWVSAKFIK from the coding sequence ATGGACTACCTAAAAGTAAGTTTTGCCTTTGGCGAAATTGAAGAATATCAGAAAGATTTGTTCATTGCAGATTTGGCTGATATCGATTTTGAAACTTTTGAAGATACCACAACCGGCTTCGATGCTTTTGTGCAAAAGAGTTTGTTTAGCGAGGTTAAACTTCAAACAGTTTTAGCCGAGCATCAATCGCTAAATGCGAACTACGAAATAGAAGAAGTGGTTTCCGAAAATTGGAATGAGGAGTGGGAAAGCAATTTCAGTCCGTTAATTATTACCAATGATTGTTACGTTAGAGCTACTTTTCACGAAGCGCAACCGCAATATCAATACGAAATTGTAATTGATCCAAAAATGTCATTTGGTACGGGGCATCATCAAACTACAACTATGATGATGCAGTATATTTTAGAAACTGATTTCACAGGGAAATCAGTTTTAGATATGGGTGCGGGTACTGCCATTTTAGGAATTTTAGCAGCCAAAAGAGGGGCGAAAGATGTGGTGGCTATTGATTACGATGAAGTTTGCTACGAAAGTGCCATTGAAAATGCAAAACTAAACGATATTGATAATTTGGTTTCATTACATGGCAGTAAAGAAGCTATTCCACAACAAGATTTTGATATCATTTTAGCGAATATCAATAGAAATATCCTTTTAGATCAAATTGAAACTTATGTTTCGGTACTTAAAAAAGGTGGCTTGATTTTCTTTAGCGGTTTTTACGAAACTCCAGATTTGGATATCATCAAATTACATTGCGAGCAGTTTGGTTTAACTTATCAGGATCATAAGAAAATAGATAACTGGGTTTCGGCCAAATTTATAAAATGA